In Lautropia mirabilis, one DNA window encodes the following:
- a CDS encoding XrtA/PEP-CTERM system exopolysaccharide export protein yields the protein MTTIRSLSALVLASFLAACANMSSLPPAPDKAPKHNYVYQIGPGDELDLKVWRNPDLSVKVPVRPDGKITAPLIKDIVAVGKTPQVLGREIEDKLATYIRDPSVSVVVTKIVGDPLSVVRVIGQAQSPGAVPYQNGTTLLDVMTKANGLTRKAAGNQAILIRAIENNKQYRVRLEDLLKRGDPSANVEIAPGDSIMIPESLL from the coding sequence ATGACCACGATACGTTCCCTGTCAGCCCTGGTACTGGCCAGCTTCCTGGCCGCCTGCGCCAACATGAGTTCCCTGCCGCCGGCACCCGACAAGGCGCCCAAGCACAACTACGTCTACCAGATCGGCCCCGGTGACGAGCTGGACCTGAAGGTCTGGCGCAACCCCGACCTGTCGGTGAAGGTCCCGGTGCGCCCCGACGGCAAGATCACCGCGCCGCTGATCAAGGACATCGTGGCCGTGGGCAAGACGCCCCAGGTGCTGGGCCGCGAGATCGAGGACAAGCTGGCCACCTACATCCGCGACCCCAGCGTGTCGGTGGTCGTGACCAAGATCGTGGGTGACCCGCTGTCGGTGGTCCGGGTCATCGGCCAGGCGCAGAGCCCTGGCGCCGTGCCCTATCAGAACGGCACCACGCTGCTGGACGTGATGACCAAGGCCAACGGCCTCACCCGCAAGGCGGCCGGCAACCAGGCCATCCTGATCCGCGCCATCGAGAACAACAAGCAGTACCGTGTCCGGCTGGAAGACCTGCTCAAGCGCGGCGACCCCAGCGCCAACGTCGAGATCGCCCCGGGCGACTCGATCATGATCCCGGAAAGCC